A genomic region of Microbacterium schleiferi contains the following coding sequences:
- a CDS encoding transglutaminase-like domain-containing protein: protein MHRIVTAELDLELGASIDLIFQIAVAQHAPVLSENLTFSQGDRVYTPIEIIDQTGSRLHRFCGEPGVLEVRYDAVVDEQLTARATSDLEAITYLRPSRYAQSDEVFSQARRQFRGIGGEDLLLAVSEFVSETVTYTPGLSLGTDSAVTTLMTGQGVCRDYAHLVIALLRAMDVPARYTACYAPGLDPMDFHAVAEAYLDGAWYVIDATRLADRRSLVRIATGRDAADCAFLSYHGGNLSLDRMRVDARLAGPDTDAGASNPDTAPEASDDFTSLVHLA from the coding sequence GTGCATCGCATCGTGACCGCCGAACTGGACCTGGAACTCGGGGCATCCATCGACCTGATTTTCCAGATCGCCGTTGCGCAGCATGCCCCCGTCCTCAGCGAAAATCTGACCTTCTCGCAGGGTGACCGCGTCTACACCCCGATCGAGATCATCGACCAGACGGGCAGCCGCCTGCACCGCTTCTGCGGCGAGCCGGGTGTCCTCGAAGTTCGCTACGACGCGGTCGTGGACGAGCAACTGACAGCGCGGGCCACGAGCGACCTCGAGGCCATCACCTATTTGCGTCCGAGTCGGTACGCCCAGTCCGACGAGGTGTTCTCGCAGGCCCGTCGGCAGTTCCGCGGGATCGGCGGCGAGGATCTGCTGCTGGCGGTGTCGGAGTTCGTCTCGGAAACCGTCACGTACACGCCGGGCCTGAGTCTGGGCACCGACTCGGCAGTCACGACCCTCATGACCGGCCAGGGCGTATGCCGCGACTACGCGCACCTGGTCATCGCGCTGCTGCGTGCCATGGACGTTCCCGCCCGGTATACGGCCTGCTACGCGCCAGGTCTCGATCCGATGGACTTCCACGCCGTCGCCGAGGCCTACCTCGACGGCGCCTGGTATGTCATCGACGCAACGCGACTGGCCGACCGGCGTTCCCTCGTCCGTATCGCAACGGGGCGGGATGCCGCCGACTGCGCCTTCCTCAGCTACCACGGCGGCAACCTGAGCCTCGACCGGATGCGCGTGGATGCCCGCCTCGCAGGCCCCGACACGGATGCCGGAGCATCCAACCCCGACACGGCTCCCGAAGCATCCGACGACTTCACCTCTCTCGTGCACCTCGCCTGA